The stretch of DNA GCCCTTGCCATCCTTGGTCGAGGCGCCGGCTTCCTGCACGGCGTCCCGGAAACCCTGGACGGCCGGCCTGTGCGCCTTCGCCACGATCTCGCGCAGGGTCTCGCGGGCTTCCTTCTCCGAGTCGCGGGCGATGACGAAACCGTTGAGACCGAACCGGGGTGCAGCCAAGGCACCTTCGGTGCCGCGGCGGGTTTCGCCGGCGGCGGCCACGACTCCGGCAATGTTGTCCTTGAAGCCTTCCAGGTCCTTGCCGTTGGAGAAGTACCAGTCCGCAACGCGCCCCGCGGTAGCCTGGGCCGCCGTCGAATTTCCACCGAAGAAGATTTCCGGGTGGGCGCGCCCGGGCACGTCAACGGGTGCGGGGTTCAAGGTGAAATCGGTGATGTTGTAGTACTTGCCGGACTGGCTGTACTCCTGCTCCGTCCACAGGCCGCGGAGGACCTTGATGAACTCCTCGGTGCGGACGTAGCGTTCGTCATGCTCCAGCCATTCCAGGCCGAAGTTGGTGAACTCGTTCTTGAGCCAGCCGGAGACGATGTTCACGGCGGCGCGGCCGTTGGAGATGTGATCGGCGGTGATGATGTACTTGGCCAGCACACCGGGGTGCCACATGCCCGGGTGGACTGCGGCGATGACCTTCAGCCGCTCGGTAGCGGCCAGCAGCGCCAGGCTGAAGGACGTGGCTTCGTGCTGCTTGTCCGCGCCGTAGGACGCGGCGTAGCGGGTCTGGGTCAGGGCGTACTCGAAACCTGACTCCTCGGCGATCCGGGCGAGCTTCTTGTTGTAGTCGAAGTCCCAGCCGGTCCGCTGTTCGATGGTGGAGACCACCAGTCCGCCGGAGACGTTCGGTACCCAGTACGCGAACTTCAGCGGCTCGGAAAGACGGGCAACGCTGCTGATGTCATTCATGATTGTTCCTTTACTTTTGTCCGTTGAGATTGGGTGCCGGTACGGCTTTGACGTAGTCGCGCACCGCGCCTTGGATGCCGGCGATCGCCGGCTCGTTTTGGAGCGAGGTAGTGTCGCCGAGGGTGGTTCCCTCGAACAGTTGGGTGAGCAGCCGGCGCATGATCTTGCCGCTGCGGGTCTTGGGTACATCCGGAACCACGACGACGTCGCGCGGCTTGGCGATCGGGCCGATCTCCTTGGCGACGTGGTTGCGTAGGTCCTCGCTGGTTGAGCGCGTCTGGCCGGTGGTTGAGCTTGTCGAAACCCCTGCCTTCAGGACCACAAATGCGACGACGGCGTGCCCGGTCTTCGGGTCGGCCACGGGGCAGACGCCTGCCTCCACCACGTCCGGGTGCGATACCAGCGCGGACTCGATCTCGATGGTGGAGAGCAGGTGGCCGGAGACGTTGAGGGTGTCGTCCACCCGGCCGAGGATCCAGATGTCGCCGTCGGCGTCGTATTTGGCACCGTCCCCGGCCAGGAACCATCCATGCTCCGCGTACTGGCTCCAATAGGAGTCAAAGTAGCGGCGCGGGTTGCCCCAGACCGTGCGGGCGATGGCGGGACCGGGGGAGTCGACCACGATGTTCCCCTGCACCCCTGGGGGAACCGTGTTGCCGGCGTCATCCACAATCCGGGTGCTGACGCCGGGCAGCGGGCGCGCCGCGCAGCCGGGCTTGAAGTCTGTGTCCGTCGGAGCAGGGGAAAGTATGGTCGCACCCGTTTCCGACTGCCACCAGGTGTCCACAATAGGGGCGGTGCCCGCGCCGACGTTATCGCGAAGCCACCGCCAGGCCTCCGGGTTCACTGCCTCGCCAACGGTGCCGAGCACGCGGATGGAGGAGAGGTCGTAGGTGTCCGGAACGCCGTCGGGGAACCAGCCCATGAGGGAGCGGACCAGCGTGGGCGCGGTGTAGTACTGGGTGACGCCGTAGCGTTCGATGATTTCGAAGTGCCGGCCCGGGTGCGGAGTGTTGGGGGTGCCTTCAAAGATCACCTGGGTGACCCCGTTCGAGAGCGGACCGTAGATTTCGTAAGTGTGCGCGGTGACCCAGGCGAGGTCCGCGGTGCACCAGTGGACATCGCGGTCCCGCAGGGCCGGGTCCGGGTTGCTGAACAGGTGCTCGAAGCTCCAGGACGCCTGGGTGAGGTACCCGCCCGAGGTGTGGACCAGGCCCTTGGGCTTCCCAGTGGTTCCTGAGGTGTACATGATGAACAGGGGAGTCTCGGCGTCGAACGCCTCCGGCTCATGGACATCCGCTGCATTCCCGACGACGTCGTGCCACCACACGTCGCGGCCTTCGGTCATAGCGACTGTTGCCAGGTCCGTTGCCGGAGTGGTGCGGTTGACCACCAGGACGTGCTCGATGGCGTTCTCGCCAGCCACTGCGGCGTCCGCGTTGTCTTTCACGGGAACGGCCACGCCGCGCCGGAACTGGCCGTCGGTGGTGACCAGGAGCTTGGCGCCGGTGTCCTCCACTCGGAACTTCAGTGCTTCGGCGGAGAAGCCGCCGAACACCAGGGAATGGATGGCACCGATGCGTGCCACGGCCAGCGTGATGATGATGGTTTCGGGGATGACGGGGAGATAGATGACCACGCGGTCGCCCTTGCCGATGCCCAGGGCCAGGAGCGCGTTGGCTGCCTTGGACACCTCGCGCTGGAGTTCGGCGTAGGTGATGGACCGGCGGTCGCCGGGTTCGCCCTCGAAATACAGCGCCACTCTGTCACCGCGGCCCTCAAGCACATGGCGGTCCACGCAGTTGTAGGCGACGTTGAGCCGGCCGCCGTCGAACCAGCTGATCTGCGGCCCGGTGCCGGCCTCAGGATCTGCGGGCACCCAGCGGTGCGCCGTGTGCCACGGGTTTTCCCAGTGGAGCCGCAAGGCCTGCTGTTCCCAGAAGGTCACGTTATCCGGGTGCACCCCGGCGTTCAGGTCAAAGGTTTCGGTGGTGCTCACGCCCATCGTTTCACCGCCCACTTTTCTGCCAGGCCCAGCAGGGCGTCAGTAATTTTTCCGATCACGGCGAGCATCACGATGGCCAGGAACAGCCGGTCGGTGCGCCCGTTGTTCTGCGAATCCATCAGCAGGAAGCCCAGGCCCATGGACGAGGCGATCAGCTCCGCCGCCACCAGGAACAGCCAGGCCTGGGCCAGCGCCAGCCGCAGTCCGGAAAAGACGGCGGGAACGACGGCGGGCAGCTGCACCGTGGTCAGCAGCCGGACGCCCTTAAGGCCGAAGGCGCGGGCCGCCTCCACCAGGTTGCGGTCCACGTGGCGCAGCGCCAGCGAAACGGTGGTGAACACGGGGAAGAACGCGCCGATGATGATGAGGGTCACCTTGGAGTCCTCACCGATTTTCAGCCACAGGATCAGCAGCGGCACCCAGGCCAGGGACGGAACCGCCCGCAGTGCCCCGATGGTGGGGGCCAGCAGGGCGTCCGCTATTTTGGACAGGCCCACGGTTGCGCCGAGGACCAGGCCCAGCAGGGCACCGACCAGGAAACCGATCACGACCCGTTGGGTGGAGATGGCTATGTGGGTTCCGAGCTCTCCGCGTTCCAGCAGCTCGCCTGCAGCCTCCAGCACCATGGCCGGCGGCGGCAGTTGCACCACCGTGAACAGGTGGCTGGAGGAGGCGATCTGCCAGGCGGCCAGCAGGACTGCCGGGATGATCAAGCCAAGGGGCAGACGCGCCCAGTTCCTGGAGCGGACTCCGGCGGGAGACCATCCCGGTGCCGGAGCGGGTGCCTGACCGGCGCCCGCCCGGGCAGCGTCTGCCGTTGTTGCGGGAGCGGCTGCAGCACGCTCATCCGCAACAGTGTTGCCGGTGATGTGGGGATCTCCGAGAGTGCTCATCAGGAGTCCTTGATGGCTGACGGATCAGCCTTCTTCACCAGCGAGTCGTCGAGAAGGGAGCTGACCGCGTCGTCAATCTGCTGCTGCGTCTTGACGTCACCGGTTTCCACGAAGGTGGGCCCGATCTTCTCCAATACTTTGCGCTGTGCCTCGCCGGGTGCCGGATCAACGTTCAGGTTGCTGCGTTCCAGGACCACGGTCTTGGCCACCGCCGGGTCCAGGCCTGCAACCTTGGCCAGAATGTCGGCCGTCTGGTCCGGGTTTGCGGCAGCCCAGGCACGGGCCTTCTCGTAGGCATTCACCACGGCCTGGGCCAGTTCCGGCTTGTCCTTGAGGAACGATTCGGTGGCGTTGAGGAAGCCGTAGGTGTTGAAGTCGAGGTTCCGGTAGAAAAGTTTGGCGCCCTTCTGCTCGGCACCGGCCATGATCGGATCCAGGCCGGACCAGGCCTGGACGGAACTGTTCTCCAGGGCGGTGCGGCCGTCGGCATGCTGCAGGTTCTGCACCGTCACGTCACCGGGCTTCAGCCCCGCCTCCTCCAGGGCCTGCAGGAGGAAGAAGTAGGGATCGGTGCCCTTGGTGGCGGCCACGGACTTGCCCTTGAGGTCGGCCACGGAGGTGATGTCCGAGCCGGCCGGCGCCACCAGGGCCGCCCATTCGGGCTGTGAGTAGATGTCGATGGTCTTGATGGGTGAGCCGTTGGAGCGGGCCAGGAGGGCAGCGGAGCCAGCGGTGGAACCGACGTCGATAGCACCTGAGCGCAGAGCCTCATTGGCCTTGTTCGAGCCGGCGGACTGGACCCAGTTCACGGTGACGCCCTGGTCCTTGAGGCTCGCTTCCAGCCAGCCCTGGTCCTTGATGACCAGGCTGAGCGGGTTATACGTGGCGAAGTCGATGTTCAGGGTGCCGCCCTTGATGCTGCCGGCGGCAGCAGCGCTGCCGGACGAGCCCTCGCCTGCGACGCATCCGGTCAGTGCCAGGGCCGCTGAGGCGGCCAGGGCGGCCGCGCCCAGGAGTGAACGGCGGGAGATGGGGTGTTCGTACGGCATGGTCATCCTTTGATGCTGGGTCAGGCGGGAAACTAAAAGGGGGAATGCAAAAGGAATTGCAATGGAGCTGCGCTGCCGGCTGCTGAAGTTAATTACGACGTCTGCGGGGGAGCCGCTGCGGCTGCGGGCGGTCAGTGCCCGTCCACGCCCAGCGTTTCCAACAGCGAGCCGCGCATAACGGCGAGTTCAGCGGAGGCGCGATCCCGGGGCCGGCTGCCCGGCACTTCGAGAGTGCGCACGATGGTGGCGCCCTCGCCGTCGCCGTCGGCCCCGAGCACGATGATGCGGTCCGCGAGCTGCAGGGCTTCGTCCACATCGTGGGTTACCAGCAGGACCGTGGTGGGTTCCGCCCGGTGGATGTCCAGGAGGAGGTCCTGCATCCTGATCCTGGTCAGCGCGTCCAGGGCGCCGAAAGGTTCATCCAGGAGGAGGACGCCAGGGTTCCGTGCGAGGGCCCTGGCCAGGGAGGCGCGCTGGGCCATGCCGCCGGAGACTTCGCGGGGGCGGTGCCTGGCGAAGTTGTCCAGCCCCACAAGTTCCAGCAGGCGTGCCACTTTGGCCTTGCCCTCTTTTGCACTGCATCCGGTGGGCAGGCCGATAGCCACGTTCGCCTGAAGGGTGTGCCAGGGCAGCAGCCGCGGTTCCTGGAACGCGAAGGCGCAGCGGGAGTCAATGCCGTGCACAGCGGTGCCGTCGATCACTACGGAACCGGCGCTGGGTGCATCAAGTCCCGCCGCGGCGCGCAGGAGTGTGGACTTGCCGCAGCCGGAGGGGCCCAGGATGGCAAGGACTTCCCCGGCGGCGACGTCGAACGTGACGTCGCGAAGGACAGTGTGGGCAGTGGGGCCGGCCCCAAAAGTCCGCCGCAAGCCACTGAAAGCGACGGGCAGGGCGGCTGGGTGGCCGGAGGCAGCCCCGGCAGGGCGGGACGACAGAACTGCAGTCATGAGGATCACTCCATCGGTCCTGGCAGTAGCACCCTACGGATTCAGCCTTTGCCGGAATGGTCAGTTCCGGATGCCTACGGCTGCTTCCTTGCTATCACCGGCGCGTCGGCCGCGCCCAGTGACCAGGGTTGCTGCGGCTTCATCGATCCAGGTCTCTCGGCCGCTCGGGATGGTCAACTATCACTACACCGGAGCCGCATCCTCTGGACCAAATCTGCCTAACTGGGAGCGTAATATTCGTTCACGCCGGCTTCACCTGCGCATGAACAGTCACTTATTCGAGCATTCGCCGTTTGCGGCAGCGATGTACGCTTGCTGCATGGGCCACGTCAACGATCCGGAAGTCATCGAGCGCCTCATGCGAAACAAAGGGCGGTGGGCCATCGTGGGCCTCACCACCAACGAGTGGCGCGCCGCCTACGATACCTCGCTGTTTATCCGGGACCGGCTCGGTATGGAAATCATCCCCGTGAACCTCCCTGGTGACCCCGTACATGGGGAAGCGGGGTACCGGAGCCTCGGGGACATTCCTCCCGAAAAGCGACCCATCGACGTCGTGGACTGCTTTGTGAACTCGCAGAAGGTGGGGGCCGTGGTGGACCAGGCCATTGCAGTAGGCGCGAAAGCGATGTGGCTGCAACTGGGCGTCATTGACGAGGAGGCCGCGGAACGGGCCAAGGCCGCCGGGCTGGATGTCGTGATGAACACCTGCCCCGCCCAGCAGGCCTGGAAATACAACCTCTGACGCCGCTTGCAGGTTCAGCGCGTCAGGAGCCCCGGATAGTGCCGTTCCGTGACGTCCGGGTGCGCGCGCATCCTGCCCTTGAGCATGTTCATCCCGTAGGAAGCCAACAGCGGGTTGGCGGGATCGTCAGAGATACCCCGCGCTTCGGCCCGCAGTTCGGGCGGCAACGGGACGGGGTCGATAACGGCGTCCAGACGCGGTGACCAGAAGAACGGGACCGAATACCGGTCCACGCCGGGAGGGGGCGCCTGGACCCGATGGATGGTGGCCACGAGGTAGCCTTCAGTAGCGACTTCGAGCATCTCGCCAAGGTTCACCACCAGGGCACCGGGGATCGGCTCCACGGGCGCCCACTCAGTTGCCCCGGGCGGGAGGACTTCCAGCCCGCCGATGTCGTCCTGCAGCAGGAGGGTGACGAATCCGTAGTCCGCATGGGAGCCCACGCCCTGGTCGCCGGCAGCCTCCACAACGCCGCCCACGTAGTGAACCAGTTTTCCCATCCAGGCGGGAGTGCCACCGAAAGGCTCATCGAAGTAGTCCTCCGGCAGTTTCAGAGAGACCGCGATGGCCCGGAGCAGCTCCATTCCTACCCGGGACATCAGCTCCGCCCACTCCATGGCGGCCGGTTTGAGCTCCGGAAAGGACTCCTCCGGCCAAAGATTAGGGCCTTGGAGCAACCAGTACGGCTTGTCGTCCGGATAGTCCCGGACCGGCTCGCGCTCCGGCGAATAGTCGATCTGCTCCCGGGCGTCCGCGCGTCCCCGGGTCACCTCGGTGCCCATCCGCGTGTAGCCGCGGAAGTGCGGTGAAAGCCGGTTGTCCAGCTTCATCCTTTCCTCCAGCGGCAGTGCGAAGAACCGCCTGATAAGGTCCAGCAGCCGTTCCGGCTGACCGGGGGACGCGCCGTAACCGGTGATTTGGAAGAAACCCACATGGTGCGTCGCGTGGCGCAGCTGTTCAATGAAGTCCGGGCTGAATGAACCGTCGTCCTGCCGTGCCTTGCCCAGGTCCAGAACAGGAATGGCCCCCTGATCGTGTGACATCCTCGCAGACTAGCACCGTGGCAGCCGGCTTTGTAGGCTTCCTGCATGGACCCTGCTGCATTGAGGAAAATCTGCCTCTCGTTTCCCGGCGCGTACGAGGATTATCCGTTCGGACCGGAAACCGCCGTCTTCAAGGTCCGGGCCAATATCGCCGGAGGGGCGCGGCATGAGGCCAAGCTCTTTGCTTTGTCCGGCATGAATCCCCAGGACTGGTACGTGAACCTTAAGTGCGAGCCAAACCTTGCCGTGCAGCTGCGCGCTGCCCACCCGGAGATCACCGGTGCCTGGCACATGAACAAGACGCACTGGAACGGCGTCCGCCTGGACGGGACCCTTGCGGACGACATGATCCGGGACATGGTGGAGGACTCTTACGACCTGGTGGTGGCAGGCCTGACCAGGAAACAGCAGGAGCAGCTTGGATGGGCCCGCCTGGCGGGTTCCCGGGGTGCCAACCAGTGAAGGCCAAACGGTCGCCGCAGGGCAGGCACCTCGATTACCCCGGCATCGGGGGCACGGAACACGGGGTTGCTCCCGATGGATACGCCCCTGTCCTGCAAGAAGCGCAACTGGGCTCCGGCTTTGCGGTCTACCGGCGGGTGGCCGCCGGCATCCTTTCCTGGGAGCTCCAGCGGCGTGCCGGCCTACGAGTCCGGACGGATTCACCAAGGGTGGTGCCCGGGGCACGGGTGGTGAGCGGTTTCGGCGTCGGGCCTTTTCGGCTTAGTGCACCCTGCGAAGTGGTTTGGGTACGCGAACCACTGCCGGCGGGGGTCCCGCAGTCGGCAGGATTTGGTTATGGAGCCCTGCAAGGCCACCCGGCGCGGGGCGAGGAGTCCTTTGAAGTGGAGATCAACGGCGACGCCGATGTGCATTTGAGGATTCGTTCCTTCAGCAAACCCGGCAACTGGTTCTACTCGGCCGGGGGACTGGTGACCCGGGCAGCGCAGCGCCACGTTACTTCCCGGTACATTGAAGGGGCACGCCAACTCGCCGCGGAAGGACTACGCCCGTGATTTTTATCGTCGTCAAGTTCAAGGTCAAGCCGGAGTGGTCGGAGCGCTGGCCCGCTCTGGTGGCCGATTTCACCCAAGCCACACGGCAGGAGCCGGGCAACCTCTGGTTCGATTGGTCCCGCAGCCTTGAGGACCCGAACGAATACGTCTTGGTGGAAGCCTTCAAGGACGATGCCGCGGGCGAGCACGTCAACAGCGCGCACTTCAAGCAGGCCATGGCGGACATGCCCCAGGCCCTGGCCGAAACGCCCCGGATCGTCAGCCGCCAATTTGAGGGCGACGGCTGGGACCGGATGGGGGAGCTGGCCATCTGATGTGGATCGGCTGGATCGAATTCGACATCCTCCTGGGCGACGTCCAGAGCCTGAAGGAAAAGCGGTCCGTCGTCAGGCCACTGATAGCTGAAGTCAAGCGCCGTTTCGACGTCTCCGTCGCCGAGGTGGGGGATCACGACCAGTACCGGCGCACCCGGCTGGGCGTTGGCCTCGTGGCAGCAGACCGCGCGCACCTCGTGGAGGTGCTCGCCGCCGTCGAACGCCTGGTGGCCGGGCGCCCGGAAATCGAACTGCTCAGCGCGCGGCAGCGGGATCTGCACAGCGAGGATTAAACCAAGCAACGCGGGGTCACGTGGCGCCCATCCCGAGGGGATTCATGGGCGGCAGGTGACCCCGCGTTGCTTTTAGTGGGAAAGGTCAGCCGAAGTACTTCGGCAGCGTACCTTCGTGGGCTTCGCGGAGGGCGTCAAGCGACAGGCTCTGCACTCCGTTGATGTCCAGGGTTCCGCTGGCCGCGTCCACCACACCGATCCGGGTGTGTACGAAGCCGCGGGCGGTGCACATGTCCGTGAAGCGGACTTCCTCGGAACGGGGAACACCTACAACGGCACGGCCCTGTGACTCGGCGAAGAGCGCCGTGAACAGGTCCACGCCGTCCCGGTCCAGAACGTCCTGCAGCGCGATCCTGGCACCCACGCCGTAGCGCAGCGAGGACTCCACCAGGGCAGCTGCGAGGCCGCCTTCGGAGAGGTCGTGGGCAGAGTCGATCATGCCGTCGCGCGATGCGTTGATCAGGATCTCACCCAGGGCGCGTTCGGCGTCGAGGTCGACCTTGGGAGGCAGGCCGCCCAGGTGGCCGCGCATGTTGGCCCACTCGGAACCGTCAAGTTCCGCAGCCGTGGTGCCCAGCAGGTAGATGGCCTGGCCGTCCTCACGCCAGCCCGACGGCGTGCGGCGGGCTACGTCGTCGAGCTTGCCCAGCACTGCCACCACGGGGGAGGGGTGGATCGGCGTGGTGCCGGTCTGGTTGTACAGCGAGACGTTGCCGCCGGTGACCGGGATGCCCAGCACCATGCAGGCGTCGGACAGGCCGCGGATAGCCTCTGCGAGCTGCCACATAACGTCCGGGTCCTCGGGTGAGCCGAAGTTCAGGCAGTCGCTGACGGCCATGGGAACGGCGCCGGAGGTGGCGACGTTCCGGTAGGCCTCGGCCAGGGCAAGCTGTGCACCGTGGTAGGGGTCGAGGTAGGTGTAGCGGCCGTTGGCATCAGTGGCCAGGGCCACACCCAGGCCCGTTTCCTCGTCCACGCGGACCACGCCTGCATCGTCGGGCATGGCCATGGAAGTGTTGCCGCCCACATAGCGGTCGTACTGGTTGGTGATCCAGGACTTGGAGCACATGTTCGGCGATGCCACCAGTTCGGTGACGGCCTTGGCGAGCTCAGCCGGAGCGGAGGGCCGGCCGGCGTCCTGCACGGAGCCGGTGAAGGTGTCTGCCTGCACGGCGTCCTGCCACTCGGGACGGGCGAACGGGCGGTCGTACACCGGACCGTCGTGTGCCACAGTGCGGGGATCGACGTCGACGATCACCTCGCCTTCCCAGGTGATGATGAGGCGGCCGGTGTCGGTCACCTCGCCCAGCCAGGCGTACTCAACGGCCCACTTGTCCATCACGGCTTCGAACGCCGCAACGTTCTCCGGGGTGACAACGGCCATCATGCGTTCCTGCGACTCGGACATCAGGATCTCGCCCGGGGTCAGCGTGGGATCGCGCAGCAGCACGGAGGTCAGCTCAACCTGCATGCCGCCGTCGCCGTTGGAAGCCAGCTCGGAGGTGGCGCAGGAGATGCCGGCGGCGCCGAGGTCCTGGATGCCTTCCACCAGGGAGCCCTTGAACAGTTCCAGGCAGCACTCGATGAGGACCTTCTCGGCGAACGGGTCGCCCACCTGCACTGCGGGGCGCTTGGACGGCTTGGTGTCGTCGAAGGACTCGGAGGCCAGTACGGAGGCGCCCCCGATGCCGTCACCACCAGTGCGGGCACCGAACAGGACCACCTTGTTGCCCTTGCCGGACGCGTTGGCGAGGCGGATGTCCTCGTGGCGCATCACGCCAACAGCCAGCGCGTTCACCAGCGGATTGCCCTGGTACACGGAGTCGAACACCATTTCGCCGCCGATGTTCGGCAGGCCCAACGAGTTGCCATAGCCGCCGATGCCGGCAACGGCGCCATGCATGACGCGTGCCGTGTCCGGGTGGTCAATGGCGCCAAAGCGCAGCGGATCCATCACGGCCACCGGGCGGGCGCCCATGGAGATAATGTCGCGGACAATGCCGCCGATGCCGGTCGCGGCGCCCTGGTAAGGCTCAACGAACGACGGCGAGTTGTGCGACTCGATCTTGAAGGTCACGGCCCAGCCGTCCCCGAGGTTGGTCACGCCGGCGTTTTCGCCGATGCCCACCAGCATGTCCTTCTTCATCTCCGGGGTTACCTTTTCGCCGAACTGGCGCAGGTGGTTCTTGGAGGACTTGTAGGAGCAGTGCTCGCTCCACATCACGGAATACATGGCGAGCTCGGCACCGCTGGGGCGCCGGCCGAGGACCTTGACGATCTCGTCGAACTCGTTCTGCTTCAGTCCCAGTTCAGCCCAGGGCAGCTCCGTGTCCGGAGTCTTCGCCGCATGCTCAACGGTGTCGATATTGAATTTCTTGACCTGGGTGATGGCACCCGGGGCAGCGGTGGGCGAGGCGGCAGTAGACGTGCCTCCGCCGTCGGTGATCGAGCCTGTCGAGATCCCGGTCATTACTTGCCTCCCACAATCTTGGTCAAAACGGAGGTGAAGAAACCCAGCCCGTCGGTGTCGGAACCGCCGATTCCGTCCAGCGATTCGGGGCCGAAGCCGGCCTCAACGGCGTGCTCGGGGTGCGGCATCAGGCCCACCACGTTGCCTGCGGCGTTGGAGATACCCGCGATGTCACGGCGGGAGCCGTTCGGGTTGAAGCCCACGTAGCGGAACACCACGCGGCCCTCCGCCTCGAGGGCGTCCAGGGTCTTATCGTCCGCGAGGTACTGGCCGTCCTGGTTCTTCAGCGGAACGGTAATCTCCTGGCCCGCCTGGTAGTCCAGGGTCCATGCGGTGTTGCTGTTTTCCACGCGCAGAACCTGGTCCCGGCACATGAACTTCAGGTGGTCGTTCTTGATCATCGAACCGGGCAGCAGGTGCGATTCGGTGAGGATCTGGAAGCCGTTGCAGATGCCGAGCACGGGAAGTTTGGCGTCACTGTTGGCGGCGTCAATGATCCTGGACATCAGCGGGGCAAAGCGGGCGATGGCACCGGCGCGGAGGTAGTCGCCGTAGGAGAAGCCGCCCGGAATCACCACGGCATCCACGTCGCCAAGTTCCGTGTCAGCGTGCCAGAGTTCGACGGCGGTGCCGCCTGCGAGGCGCACGGCGCGGGCGGCGTCGCGGTCATCGAGGGTGCCCGGGAAGGTGACGACGCCGATCTTGGCCCCCGCGAGGCGCGGTTCGGCGGCGACGGCGATGGCCTCGCCGATCAGGGGAAGTTCAGTCATGTCAGGCCTCGACGACCTCGACGTTGACGACGTCCTCGATCACGGGGTTGGACAGCAGGGTCTCTGCGGCATCGCGCGCCTGGGCCAGGATGTCCTCGGTCACCTCGCCGTCGACGGTCAGTTCGAAACGCTTGCCCTGGCGGACAGAGCTGAAGCTGGTGAAGCCCAGCCGGGGGAGGGCGCCGACGATAGCCTTCCCCTGCGGGTCCAGAATCTCGGGCTTGGGCATGACGTCAACAACGATCCGGGGCATCCGGTAACTCCTGTGCGTGAGCTTGGGTAAGGGCGCAGCTCAGTGGTGCCGTCTCACGCCGTACCGGGGTGTCGGGGGACACACTTGTTAACCTTGTGGACGGGCGCTCCGCGAGCTTGCTAGTCCATTCTACCGGCCGGAGCGTCCCACCCCGCATTCGGCGGATTCCAGTCACAAGCCTTGGCTGGACTCCGTGGTTCATGGGGCAGCAGGCCGTGGCTCTGGAGTTGGGCCGGTGGTGTTACTAGGATTGCTGAATGGCTGAGAAATCGAGATCCGTACTGTTGCCGATGGTTGCCGCCGCAGTGTTCGCCGGGCTGGGGCGGATGGTGCTGCAAAAGGTCAAAGCGGACCGGCTTGCGCGTGAGAATCGGGTTGCCGGACCGGTGGACGAAAAGACCAGGCAATGGATCAGCGACGTGGTCCGAACACCCCGGTAACAGGTTCCGGGCGGCACTTGGTCCGAGCTCATCGGGGCGTCCTGCGGGGCGCCCTTTTTCCTGCCCCTTTGCAC from Pseudarthrobacter siccitolerans encodes:
- the sfnG gene encoding dimethylsulfone monooxygenase SfnG; translation: MNDISSVARLSEPLKFAYWVPNVSGGLVVSTIEQRTGWDFDYNKKLARIAEESGFEYALTQTRYAASYGADKQHEATSFSLALLAATERLKVIAAVHPGMWHPGVLAKYIITADHISNGRAAVNIVSGWLKNEFTNFGLEWLEHDERYVRTEEFIKVLRGLWTEQEYSQSGKYYNITDFTLNPAPVDVPGRAHPEIFFGGNSTAAQATAGRVADWYFSNGKDLEGFKDNIAGVVAAAGETRRGTEGALAAPRFGLNGFVIARDSEKEARETLREIVAKAHRPAVQGFRDAVQEAGASTKDGKGMWADSTFEDLIQYNDGFKTQLIGTPEQIAERIVEYKKLGVNLFLTCYLHFQEEVAAFGQDILPIVRELEADLARKNGTELDLSRTPAVSTGSTTGLVTV
- the acs gene encoding acetate--CoA ligase; this encodes MGVSTTETFDLNAGVHPDNVTFWEQQALRLHWENPWHTAHRWVPADPEAGTGPQISWFDGGRLNVAYNCVDRHVLEGRGDRVALYFEGEPGDRRSITYAELQREVSKAANALLALGIGKGDRVVIYLPVIPETIIITLAVARIGAIHSLVFGGFSAEALKFRVEDTGAKLLVTTDGQFRRGVAVPVKDNADAAVAGENAIEHVLVVNRTTPATDLATVAMTEGRDVWWHDVVGNAADVHEPEAFDAETPLFIMYTSGTTGKPKGLVHTSGGYLTQASWSFEHLFSNPDPALRDRDVHWCTADLAWVTAHTYEIYGPLSNGVTQVIFEGTPNTPHPGRHFEIIERYGVTQYYTAPTLVRSLMGWFPDGVPDTYDLSSIRVLGTVGEAVNPEAWRWLRDNVGAGTAPIVDTWWQSETGATILSPAPTDTDFKPGCAARPLPGVSTRIVDDAGNTVPPGVQGNIVVDSPGPAIARTVWGNPRRYFDSYWSQYAEHGWFLAGDGAKYDADGDIWILGRVDDTLNVSGHLLSTIEIESALVSHPDVVEAGVCPVADPKTGHAVVAFVVLKAGVSTSSTTGQTRSTSEDLRNHVAKEIGPIAKPRDVVVVPDVPKTRSGKIMRRLLTQLFEGTTLGDTTSLQNEPAIAGIQGAVRDYVKAVPAPNLNGQK
- a CDS encoding ABC transporter permease; amino-acid sequence: MSTLGDPHITGNTVADERAAAAPATTADAARAGAGQAPAPAPGWSPAGVRSRNWARLPLGLIIPAVLLAAWQIASSSHLFTVVQLPPPAMVLEAAGELLERGELGTHIAISTQRVVIGFLVGALLGLVLGATVGLSKIADALLAPTIGALRAVPSLAWVPLLILWLKIGEDSKVTLIIIGAFFPVFTTVSLALRHVDRNLVEAARAFGLKGVRLLTTVQLPAVVPAVFSGLRLALAQAWLFLVAAELIASSMGLGFLLMDSQNNGRTDRLFLAIVMLAVIGKITDALLGLAEKWAVKRWA
- a CDS encoding aliphatic sulfonate ABC transporter substrate-binding protein, which translates into the protein MPYEHPISRRSLLGAAALAASAALALTGCVAGEGSSGSAAAAGSIKGGTLNIDFATYNPLSLVIKDQGWLEASLKDQGVTVNWVQSAGSNKANEALRSGAIDVGSTAGSAALLARSNGSPIKTIDIYSQPEWAALVAPAGSDITSVADLKGKSVAATKGTDPYFFLLQALEEAGLKPGDVTVQNLQHADGRTALENSSVQAWSGLDPIMAGAEQKGAKLFYRNLDFNTYGFLNATESFLKDKPELAQAVVNAYEKARAWAAANPDQTADILAKVAGLDPAVAKTVVLERSNLNVDPAPGEAQRKVLEKIGPTFVETGDVKTQQQIDDAVSSLLDDSLVKKADPSAIKDS
- a CDS encoding ABC transporter ATP-binding protein codes for the protein MTAVLSSRPAGAASGHPAALPVAFSGLRRTFGAGPTAHTVLRDVTFDVAAGEVLAILGPSGCGKSTLLRAAAGLDAPSAGSVVIDGTAVHGIDSRCAFAFQEPRLLPWHTLQANVAIGLPTGCSAKEGKAKVARLLELVGLDNFARHRPREVSGGMAQRASLARALARNPGVLLLDEPFGALDALTRIRMQDLLLDIHRAEPTTVLLVTHDVDEALQLADRIIVLGADGDGEGATIVRTLEVPGSRPRDRASAELAVMRGSLLETLGVDGH
- a CDS encoding CoA-binding protein, producing MGHVNDPEVIERLMRNKGRWAIVGLTTNEWRAAYDTSLFIRDRLGMEIIPVNLPGDPVHGEAGYRSLGDIPPEKRPIDVVDCFVNSQKVGAVVDQAIAVGAKAMWLQLGVIDEEAAERAKAAGLDVVMNTCPAQQAWKYNL
- a CDS encoding isopenicillin N synthase family dioxygenase is translated as MSHDQGAIPVLDLGKARQDDGSFSPDFIEQLRHATHHVGFFQITGYGASPGQPERLLDLIRRFFALPLEERMKLDNRLSPHFRGYTRMGTEVTRGRADAREQIDYSPEREPVRDYPDDKPYWLLQGPNLWPEESFPELKPAAMEWAELMSRVGMELLRAIAVSLKLPEDYFDEPFGGTPAWMGKLVHYVGGVVEAAGDQGVGSHADYGFVTLLLQDDIGGLEVLPPGATEWAPVEPIPGALVVNLGEMLEVATEGYLVATIHRVQAPPPGVDRYSVPFFWSPRLDAVIDPVPLPPELRAEARGISDDPANPLLASYGMNMLKGRMRAHPDVTERHYPGLLTR